Proteins encoded within one genomic window of Hahella chejuensis KCTC 2396:
- the fabR gene encoding HTH-type transcriptional repressor FabR yields MNQEQKLESVATRTPQGRKAVISREDVISAALKLAGPHRSVSTLSLREVAREAGIAPNSFYRHFRDIDELAVALIERAGASLRKIIGEARNRASMDTSVVRSSVEAFVEQLSADEKFLHILLREGNVGSDAFKYAVERQLCFFEEELCVDLVRLAKSKGTGIMQPELVSKAITRLVFAVAATALDLPFEKHAEISDQLERMIRMIIVGSQVLAEIEPNPAVVATEMASVRAFLERPEI; encoded by the coding sequence TTGAATCAGGAGCAGAAACTTGAGTCTGTCGCGACCAGAACGCCACAGGGACGCAAGGCGGTTATCTCGCGGGAAGATGTAATTTCCGCTGCATTGAAGCTGGCTGGGCCGCATCGCAGCGTGTCTACGTTAAGTCTACGTGAAGTCGCCCGGGAAGCGGGGATTGCGCCCAATAGTTTTTACCGGCATTTCAGGGACATCGATGAACTGGCCGTGGCCCTGATTGAACGCGCCGGCGCCTCTCTCAGGAAAATCATTGGCGAAGCCCGCAATCGCGCTAGCATGGACACCAGTGTGGTGCGTTCTTCCGTCGAGGCCTTTGTCGAACAGTTGAGCGCCGATGAAAAGTTTTTACATATCCTGCTCAGAGAAGGCAATGTCGGCTCTGACGCCTTTAAATACGCGGTAGAACGCCAGCTGTGCTTCTTTGAAGAAGAGCTCTGTGTAGATCTGGTGCGCCTCGCTAAGTCCAAAGGCACGGGCATCATGCAACCGGAGCTGGTGTCCAAGGCGATTACCCGACTGGTGTTTGCGGTCGCCGCCACTGCGCTGGATTTACCTTTCGAAAAGCATGCTGAGATCAGCGACCAATTGGAACGCATGATCCGCATGATCATTGTCGGGTCTCAAGTATTGGCTGAGATTGAACCGAACCCTGCGGTCGTCGCCACAGAAATGGCGAGCGTAAGGGCGTTTCTCGAACGTCCCGAAATCTGA